One segment of Sulfitobacter sp. W027 DNA contains the following:
- a CDS encoding carnitine 3-dehydrogenase: MTKTAAIIGGGVIGGGWAARFALSGWEVAIFDPDPEAERKISEVMANARRSLPALSEVALPPEGQFKIVPTIAEAVAGADWIQESAPERLEMKHKIFNEIQTHCHKDALIGSSTSGFKPSELQQGALRPGQIFVAHPFNPVYLLPLIELVGDDATTTRAHAVLAEIGMKPLKVRKEIDAHVADRFLEAVWREALWLIKDGIATTEEIDDAIRFGFGLRWGQMGLFETYRVAGGEAGMAHFIEQFGPCLQWPWTKLMDVPELTDELVQMIASQSDEQSGAYTIRELEHIRDDNLVSMMRSLKGRDWGAGALLNAHDARLEAKADPDFTKPIITVARAIPIDWTDYNGHMNESRYGQLWSDAADVLMRMIGADAAYIKSGFSYFTADTHTKFRNECHAGDNVTVVTTILEGAGKKLRLFHELKNAAGDVVATCNQFLLHVSLETRKSCDPAPHVSDKLASIIAAQAALPKPELT; this comes from the coding sequence ATGACCAAAACAGCAGCAATCATCGGCGGTGGCGTCATTGGCGGCGGCTGGGCCGCGCGGTTTGCCTTGTCTGGATGGGAGGTCGCGATTTTTGACCCTGATCCCGAAGCCGAACGCAAAATTAGCGAAGTCATGGCGAACGCGCGCCGGTCCCTGCCCGCCTTGTCCGAGGTCGCATTGCCGCCCGAGGGGCAGTTTAAAATCGTCCCCACAATTGCCGAAGCCGTCGCAGGTGCAGACTGGATCCAAGAAAGCGCGCCGGAACGGCTTGAGATGAAGCACAAGATCTTTAACGAGATCCAGACCCATTGTCACAAAGACGCGCTAATCGGGTCGTCAACGTCAGGGTTTAAACCGTCTGAGCTTCAGCAAGGGGCGCTGCGGCCAGGTCAGATTTTCGTCGCGCACCCGTTCAACCCTGTCTATTTGCTGCCGCTGATCGAGCTGGTCGGTGACGATGCCACGACCACGCGCGCACATGCGGTGCTTGCTGAGATCGGCATGAAGCCCCTGAAGGTGCGCAAGGAAATCGACGCACATGTTGCCGATCGCTTTCTCGAGGCGGTCTGGCGCGAGGCGCTTTGGCTGATCAAAGACGGGATCGCCACGACCGAAGAAATTGATGATGCGATCCGGTTTGGTTTTGGTCTGCGGTGGGGGCAGATGGGCCTGTTTGAGACCTACCGCGTTGCGGGCGGGGAAGCTGGGATGGCCCATTTCATCGAACAGTTCGGGCCCTGCCTGCAATGGCCTTGGACCAAATTGATGGATGTGCCTGAGCTTACCGATGAATTGGTACAGATGATCGCCAGCCAATCGGATGAGCAATCAGGCGCATATACGATCCGCGAACTTGAACACATCCGCGATGACAATCTGGTGTCGATGATGCGATCCCTGAAAGGCCGTGATTGGGGCGCAGGAGCGTTGTTGAATGCGCATGACGCCCGCCTTGAGGCCAAAGCTGACCCAGACTTTACCAAACCCATCATCACTGTCGCCCGCGCCATCCCGATTGATTGGACGGATTACAACGGGCACATGAACGAAAGCCGCTATGGGCAGCTGTGGTCAGATGCGGCCGACGTACTTATGAGAATGATCGGGGCCGATGCGGCCTACATCAAATCCGGCTTCAGCTATTTTACCGCCGATACCCATACCAAGTTCCGCAATGAATGCCATGCGGGCGACAACGTCACCGTGGTCACAACGATTCTTGAGGGTGCGGGTAAAAAGCTGCGGCTGTTCCATGAACTGAAAAACGCGGCTGGCGATGTGGTGGCAACCTGCAATCAGTTCCTTCTGCACGTCAGTTTGGAAACCCGCAAATCCTGCGACCCTGCCCCGCATGTCAGTGACAAGCTCGCCTCAATCATCGCGGCCCAAGCCGCCCTCCCGAAGCCGGAGCTTACCTGA